The Bernardetia litoralis DSM 6794 genome includes a window with the following:
- a CDS encoding carboxypeptidase-like regulatory domain-containing protein translates to MKKSILFMLFLLLVSYSVFGQITVKGKIVDTLGRPILRAVAIKNSDSTYSTTTNTGSFEIEVKSKNDTLIFSSVGRDTQKFIANKIINDSIITLKSRNICTFTGTRVVYVSPLEIKYWSGIFYNPYGISIEKGFYLNKEQENRTYFLFRAGYSTNFKNNVDFYGSAGTDLLGQHIYYTFQQTTTNRAETENKIVTHLLESSTGFKYFGVMYGIGYQQFQRKGIENNLKKNWGANVGIAKSIKYVGTLYFKSLYWQDYWAWDIRLNKEFRYKRRLRFNTSISYRQTTQNFKEINLALGYIF, encoded by the coding sequence ATGAAAAAATCTATACTTTTTATGCTCTTTCTTTTATTGGTTTCTTATTCTGTTTTTGGGCAGATTACCGTAAAAGGGAAAATTGTTGATACCCTAGGAAGACCTATTTTACGTGCAGTAGCTATTAAAAACTCTGATTCTACATATTCAACTACTACTAATACTGGAAGTTTTGAGATAGAAGTAAAGAGCAAAAATGATACTCTTATATTTTCTTCTGTTGGTCGTGATACACAAAAATTTATTGCAAATAAAATTATAAACGATTCGATAATTACATTAAAATCAAGAAATATATGTACGTTTACAGGTACAAGAGTTGTCTATGTATCACCTTTAGAAATAAAATATTGGAGTGGAATTTTTTATAATCCTTATGGCATTTCTATAGAAAAAGGTTTCTACTTGAATAAGGAACAAGAGAATAGAACATATTTTTTATTCCGAGCAGGATATAGTACTAATTTTAAAAATAATGTAGATTTTTATGGTAGTGCAGGAACAGACCTATTAGGACAACATATTTATTATACTTTTCAACAAACAACTACAAACAGAGCAGAAACTGAAAATAAAATAGTTACACATCTTCTAGAAAGCAGTACAGGATTCAAATATTTTGGAGTTATGTATGGAATAGGCTATCAACAATTTCAGAGAAAAGGTATAGAAAATAACTTGAAAAAAAATTGGGGAGCAAATGTAGGAATTGCAAAGTCTATAAAATATGTAGGTACTCTGTACTTTAAATCTCTCTATTGGCAAGATTACTGGGCGTGGGATATTCGTCTGAATAAGGAATTTCGTTATAAAAGACGATTAAGATTTAATACTTCTATTTCCTATCGCCAAACCACACAAAACTTTAAAGAAATCAATCTGGCTTTAGGATATATTTTTTAA
- a CDS encoding carboxypeptidase-like regulatory domain-containing protein: MKKSILFILFFLLISCSVFGQITVSGRVIDENGALPGATVQIKGTTKGTVADIDGSFEIEVKSEKDTLVFSYIFIKSKYFITKEIKVSQLKLSSKNIIILKEDKNLKILKHLHLHRLLKVNYWSGLFYNPYGISANLSWKSQGWIYRMAEAGFSTNFNQNTDFYGKYGRRILRQFITYKFQQTTFIESESKNEITTHLLENNHDLRYFDLTYGVGYQIFAQEKIENISTKNIGLSAGISKYIPYFALCSVKSFYWQDYWAWEADITKGFKRKIHTSISYRQTTQDFKEINLTLGYMF; encoded by the coding sequence ATGAAAAAATCTATACTTTTTATTCTCTTTTTTTTATTGATTTCTTGTTCTGTTTTTGGGCAGATTACTGTGAGTGGGAGAGTTATTGATGAAAACGGTGCATTACCAGGTGCTACTGTCCAAATCAAAGGAACTACTAAAGGAACTGTAGCAGATATTGATGGTAGCTTTGAAATTGAAGTGAAAAGCGAAAAGGACACTTTGGTTTTTTCCTATATTTTTATAAAATCTAAATATTTTATTACTAAAGAAATAAAAGTTTCTCAGCTAAAATTATCATCTAAAAACATCATAATTTTAAAGGAAGACAAAAATTTAAAAATACTAAAACATCTTCATTTACATAGACTTTTAAAAGTCAATTATTGGAGTGGATTATTTTATAACCCTTACGGAATTTCAGCAAATTTATCTTGGAAAAGTCAAGGTTGGATATACAGAATGGCAGAAGCAGGTTTCAGCACAAATTTTAATCAAAATACAGATTTTTATGGAAAATATGGAAGGCGAATTCTTCGTCAATTCATCACTTATAAATTTCAACAAACTACATTTATTGAATCAGAATCTAAGAACGAAATTACAACGCATTTACTAGAAAACAATCACGATTTACGCTATTTTGACTTAACTTATGGAGTAGGTTATCAAATATTTGCACAAGAGAAAATAGAAAATATATCAACTAAAAATATAGGTTTGAGTGCAGGTATTTCTAAGTATATCCCTTATTTTGCTTTGTGTTCTGTAAAATCATTCTACTGGCAAGACTACTGGGCGTGGGAAGCAGATATAACAAAAGGCTTCAAAAGAAAAATTCACACTTCCATTTCCTATCGCCAAACCACCCAAGACTTTAAAGAAATCAATCTAACTTTAGGATATATGTTTTAA
- the secA gene encoding preprotein translocase subunit SecA, producing the protein MFNSITSVVAKVFGTKSERDRKKLIPYVEQVNQEYKGLHGLTDDQLRAKTRDVRAEIRQHVSEIDTSITEFKKQIEDKPEMDINEKEKIFIQIDKLEKDRNVKLDEVLDKVLPVVFAIVKDTARRWTENKQITVTATDHDHSIIQKRQQEGRYNNEIEIIGEGENAQAIWHNKWTAMGQEMEWNMVHYDVQIMGGVVLYEGRIAEMATGEGKTLVATLPAFLRALSGKGVHVITVNDYLAKRDSEWVAPIFEFHEMNVDCIDKHQPNTEARRKAYAADITYGTNNEFGFDYLRDNMARETEELVQRGHYFAMIDEVDSVLIDDARTPLIISGPVQDAGTQEYDIFKPRIEKLIALQRKLSQDFLQDAKQKIKAGNEKEGGLSLFRAFRGLPEYKPLIKFLSESGMKALLQKTENEYLADNARRMPEADEPLYFFVEKKQNKVQLTEKGTHAITKDGEDPYFFVLPDVATKIARIDNDKDLDDKQKLETKEGLLTDYSIKTSRIHTVTQLLKAYTLFEKDTDYVVMEDKVKIVDEKTGRIMDGRRYSDGLHQALEAKESVEIEDATQTYATVTLQNYFRMYYRLSGMTGTAETEATEFWEIYKLDVVIVPTNRPIQRDDRQDKIFRSVREKYNAVADEIQHSVQAGRPVLVGTTTVENSEILSRMLQMRKIPHEVLNAKQHQKESEIVAKAGISGSVTIATNMAGRGTDIKLSPESKQAGGLAIIGTERHDSRRVDRQLRGRAGRQGDVGISQFFVSLEDPLMRMFGSDRIAKIMDRLGLEEGEVIQHSMITKSIENAQRKVEENHFGSRKNLLEYDDVMNQQREVIYKRRRNALFGERLELDIMLIFAKVSDQLVQIYKGDFEAFHLEVFSLLGIQTEITKSEFQSLNDQTISQRLYEEAYNAYRQKNKDIAEKVVPTLENIYAERGGNAREIIIPITDQRRMVQMPVNIVETIEKKGTNLVSTLEQTMVLSIIDNLWKEHLRNMDDLRQQVQMARFEQKDPLVIYKMEAFQLFRALLDEINQEITSFLSRAKLHEPDPEELEALQNAQRRQLEQQMRREQDAKRQMEINRAEEVDTTSDNQRAHGTQQNIAPTAPRTVSNEPKRNDVVTVRYKNGQVKQGKYKSVMSDVKNGNCVVI; encoded by the coding sequence ATGTTTAACTCAATTACAAGCGTGGTCGCTAAGGTATTCGGTACAAAATCGGAACGAGATCGCAAAAAACTTATTCCTTACGTAGAACAAGTAAATCAGGAATATAAAGGACTTCACGGACTGACAGATGACCAACTTAGAGCAAAAACTCGTGATGTAAGAGCTGAAATAAGACAACACGTTTCTGAAATAGACACAAGCATAACAGAGTTTAAGAAGCAAATTGAAGATAAGCCAGAAATGGACATCAATGAAAAGGAAAAAATATTTATACAGATAGATAAATTAGAAAAGGACAGAAACGTAAAATTAGACGAAGTATTAGATAAAGTTTTGCCTGTAGTATTTGCTATTGTAAAAGATACAGCAAGAAGATGGACAGAAAACAAACAAATTACGGTAACAGCAACTGACCATGACCATAGTATAATTCAAAAAAGACAACAAGAAGGACGTTATAATAATGAAATCGAAATTATAGGAGAAGGAGAAAATGCTCAAGCTATTTGGCATAACAAATGGACTGCCATGGGGCAAGAAATGGAATGGAACATGGTTCATTATGATGTTCAAATTATGGGTGGCGTAGTACTTTATGAAGGTAGAATTGCAGAAATGGCAACTGGAGAAGGTAAAACATTAGTAGCTACTCTCCCTGCTTTCTTGCGTGCTTTATCTGGAAAAGGTGTTCATGTAATTACAGTGAATGACTACCTTGCAAAACGAGATTCTGAATGGGTTGCTCCTATTTTTGAGTTTCATGAAATGAATGTTGATTGTATTGACAAGCACCAACCAAATACAGAAGCAAGAAGAAAGGCTTATGCTGCTGATATTACTTATGGAACAAATAACGAATTTGGTTTTGATTATTTGCGTGATAATATGGCTCGTGAAACCGAAGAATTGGTTCAGCGTGGGCATTATTTTGCAATGATTGATGAGGTAGATTCTGTTTTAATTGATGATGCTCGTACACCTCTTATTATTTCAGGGCCTGTACAAGATGCAGGAACTCAAGAATATGATATTTTCAAACCTCGTATTGAAAAATTGATTGCTCTTCAACGCAAATTATCACAAGATTTCTTACAAGATGCAAAACAAAAAATAAAAGCTGGAAATGAAAAAGAAGGTGGTTTGTCACTCTTTAGAGCTTTTAGAGGATTGCCAGAATATAAGCCTTTGATTAAGTTTTTGAGTGAGTCGGGAATGAAAGCCTTGCTACAAAAAACAGAAAATGAATACTTAGCAGATAATGCACGCCGTATGCCTGAAGCTGATGAACCTTTATATTTCTTTGTTGAGAAAAAACAAAATAAAGTACAGCTTACAGAAAAAGGAACACATGCAATTACAAAAGATGGAGAAGATCCTTATTTCTTTGTTCTTCCTGATGTAGCAACAAAAATTGCTCGCATTGATAACGATAAAGATTTAGATGATAAACAAAAGTTAGAAACAAAAGAAGGACTTCTAACAGATTATTCTATCAAAACATCACGTATTCATACTGTAACACAACTTTTGAAAGCCTATACGCTTTTTGAAAAAGATACAGATTATGTAGTGATGGAAGATAAAGTAAAAATTGTAGATGAAAAAACAGGGCGTATTATGGACGGTCGTCGTTATTCTGACGGTCTGCACCAAGCCTTAGAAGCCAAAGAAAGTGTAGAAATTGAAGATGCAACTCAAACGTATGCAACGGTTACACTTCAAAACTATTTCCGTATGTATTACCGTCTTTCTGGTATGACAGGTACAGCCGAAACAGAAGCAACTGAGTTTTGGGAAATCTACAAACTTGATGTTGTGATTGTTCCTACAAACCGTCCAATTCAGAGAGATGATAGACAAGACAAGATTTTCCGTTCAGTACGTGAAAAATACAATGCAGTAGCTGACGAAATCCAACATTCAGTACAAGCAGGAAGACCTGTTTTGGTGGGTACAACTACGGTAGAAAATTCAGAGATTTTGAGTAGAATGTTACAAATGCGTAAGATTCCACACGAAGTATTGAATGCAAAACAACACCAAAAAGAATCTGAAATTGTAGCAAAAGCAGGAATTTCGGGAAGCGTTACCATTGCAACCAATATGGCTGGACGTGGAACAGATATTAAACTTTCTCCTGAATCAAAACAAGCTGGTGGACTTGCAATTATCGGAACAGAACGTCATGATTCTCGTCGTGTAGATAGACAGTTGCGTGGTCGTGCTGGTCGTCAAGGAGATGTTGGTATTTCTCAATTCTTTGTTTCTTTGGAAGATCCATTGATGCGTATGTTTGGCTCTGATAGAATTGCCAAGATTATGGATAGATTAGGATTGGAAGAAGGCGAAGTAATTCAGCATTCTATGATTACAAAATCTATCGAAAATGCACAACGTAAAGTAGAAGAAAATCACTTTGGTTCTCGTAAAAATCTTCTTGAATATGATGATGTAATGAATCAACAGAGAGAAGTTATTTACAAACGTCGTCGTAATGCACTTTTTGGTGAACGTTTGGAATTGGATATTATGCTTATTTTTGCAAAAGTATCAGACCAATTAGTACAGATTTATAAAGGAGATTTTGAAGCATTCCATTTAGAAGTATTTTCTCTTTTAGGAATACAGACAGAAATTACAAAATCTGAATTTCAATCTCTAAATGACCAAACAATTTCTCAACGTCTTTATGAAGAAGCCTATAATGCTTATCGTCAGAAAAATAAAGATATTGCTGAAAAAGTAGTTCCAACATTAGAAAATATTTATGCAGAACGTGGAGGAAATGCTAGGGAAATAATTATTCCGATTACTGACCAACGCAGAATGGTTCAGATGCCAGTCAATATTGTTGAAACGATTGAGAAAAAAGGAACAAATCTAGTTTCTACTTTAGAACAAACAATGGTACTTTCTATCATTGATAATCTTTGGAAAGAACATTTGAGAAACATGGATGATTTGCGTCAACAGGTTCAGATGGCTCGTTTCGAACAAAAAGACCCATTGGTTATCTATAAAATGGAAGCCTTTCAGTTATTCAGAGCTTTGTTAGATGAGATTAATCAAGAAATTACTTCTTTCCTTTCTCGTGCAAAACTTCACGAACCAGACCCAGAAGAATTAGAAGCTCTTCAAAATGCTCAACGCCGTCAGTTAGAACAACAAATGCGTAGAGAACAAGATGCCAAAAGACAAATGGAGATAAACCGTGCTGAAGAAGTTGATACAACCAGCGATAATCAAAGAGCGCACGGAACTCAACAAAATATTGCTCCAACTGCTCCAAGAACGGTTTCAAATGAACCAAAAAGAAACGATGTAGTTACAGTTCGTTATAAAAATGGACAAGTAAAACAAGGAAAATACAAAAGTGTAATGAGTGATGTAAAAAATGGAAATTGTGTAGTAATCTAA
- a CDS encoding T9SS type A sorting domain-containing protein — protein sequence MYYGTTKCKYRLCRPNKCSILWYQSKPSSSRSFKRLDLFRKSNIECAYSESSENCGAICKTYYYEVDNYITINLLGEIVPVSLDWEWEQVTNNFAFYTDENRVFLQPNQTGFIAMRVRARNDCGWSNWMLIQIYVEDCGNNRNNFEVYPNPTTYNLNIRPIENSTLPSSILATKVRLYDMLGQLKKEITLDREMNGTILVNDLQNGLYILKVYYNEKIETHQIQIGN from the coding sequence ATGTATTATGGCACAACAAAATGTAAGTACAGACTATGCAGACCAAATAAATGCAGCATTCTCTGGTATCAATCTAAACCAAGTTCCTCACGGTCTTTTAAAAGATTAGACCTCTTTCGAAAGTCTAATATTGAATGTGCTTATTCTGAAAGTTCTGAAAACTGTGGAGCGATATGTAAAACATATTATTATGAAGTAGATAATTATATAACAATAAATTTATTAGGAGAAATTGTACCTGTCTCTTTAGATTGGGAATGGGAACAGGTTACAAATAATTTTGCTTTTTATACTGATGAAAATAGAGTTTTCTTACAACCTAATCAAACTGGTTTTATTGCTATGCGTGTAAGAGCAAGAAATGATTGTGGTTGGTCAAATTGGATGCTTATTCAGATTTACGTAGAAGATTGTGGAAATAATAGAAATAATTTTGAAGTATATCCAAATCCTACAACCTATAATCTAAATATTAGACCTATTGAAAATAGCACTTTACCTAGTTCTATTTTAGCAACAAAAGTAAGGCTATATGATATGTTAGGACAATTAAAGAAAGAAATTACTTTGGACAGGGAAATGAATGGAACTATTTTAGTAAATGACTTGCAAAATGGATTGTATATTTTGAAAGTTTATTATAATGAAAAGATAGAAACGCATCAAATCCAAATAGGAAATTAA
- the cysS gene encoding cysteine--tRNA ligase has protein sequence MNPEKDLLLYNTLTRKREKFEPIDAPFVGMYVCGPTVYNDVHLGNCRTFTFFDVVYRYLSYLGYKVRYVRNITDVGHLTGDSDEGDDKISKQARLEQIEPMEVVQRYTNGFHDVMLELGNIPPSIEPTATGHLIEQIEMVKQILENGFAYESNGSVYFDVVKYNESHNYGKLSGRNIEEQLEGQGTRKLDGQEEKKNNVDFAIWKNADPSHLMQWDTEWGKGFPGWHLECSVMSTKYLGEQFDIHGGGMDLQFPHHECEIAQAVATTGKEPVKYWLHSNMLTMNGTKMSKSLGNVIMPEELFTGNSELLTEAYSPMVFRFFMFQTHYRSTMDITDDALKAAKKGYFKLMNGIKNAKNLEYPSEVELNINQKHEDDINKSVTSVFRGINDDFNTAKSIAALFNLVKKINMLHAGQLDFSQISKESFDKLKSTLIDFTEQVLGIKEELPQGEKMLQMITTLVEMYKEAKEARNYEKVDYLRSKAKEIGIVFKDMKDRIDWAYEE, from the coding sequence ATGAATCCTGAAAAAGACCTTCTACTCTATAATACGCTTACTCGCAAACGAGAAAAATTTGAACCTATAGATGCGCCATTTGTTGGCATGTATGTCTGTGGCCCTACGGTTTATAATGATGTGCATTTGGGAAACTGTCGTACTTTTACGTTTTTCGATGTTGTTTATAGATATTTGAGTTATTTGGGATACAAAGTGAGATATGTTCGTAATATTACCGATGTAGGTCATTTAACTGGCGATAGTGATGAAGGCGATGATAAAATCTCAAAACAAGCTCGTTTGGAGCAAATTGAGCCGATGGAAGTTGTTCAGCGTTATACAAATGGTTTTCATGATGTAATGTTGGAATTGGGAAATATTCCACCAAGCATCGAACCTACTGCAACAGGACATTTGATAGAACAGATTGAGATGGTAAAACAAATTCTTGAAAATGGTTTTGCTTATGAATCGAATGGTTCTGTTTATTTTGATGTTGTGAAGTATAACGAATCCCATAATTACGGAAAACTCTCTGGTAGAAATATTGAAGAGCAACTAGAAGGACAAGGAACACGAAAATTAGACGGACAAGAAGAAAAGAAAAATAACGTGGACTTTGCGATTTGGAAAAATGCAGACCCTTCACATTTGATGCAATGGGACACAGAATGGGGAAAAGGTTTCCCTGGATGGCATTTGGAATGTTCTGTAATGAGTACAAAATATTTGGGTGAACAGTTTGATATTCACGGTGGAGGAATGGATTTGCAGTTTCCTCATCACGAATGTGAAATTGCACAAGCCGTAGCCACAACAGGAAAAGAGCCTGTAAAATATTGGTTGCATTCGAACATGCTGACAATGAACGGAACAAAGATGTCAAAATCTTTGGGAAATGTAATTATGCCAGAAGAACTTTTTACAGGAAATTCAGAGCTTTTGACAGAAGCCTATTCGCCTATGGTTTTTCGCTTTTTTATGTTTCAGACGCATTACCGTAGTACGATGGATATTACTGATGATGCTTTGAAGGCTGCCAAAAAAGGTTATTTTAAGCTAATGAATGGAATTAAGAATGCTAAAAATTTAGAATATCCATCTGAAGTAGAATTGAATATTAATCAAAAACATGAAGATGACATAAATAAGTCGGTAACTTCTGTTTTTAGAGGAATAAATGATGATTTTAATACAGCCAAATCTATTGCAGCTTTATTTAATCTTGTCAAAAAAATAAATATGCTTCACGCTGGACAGCTTGATTTTTCTCAAATTTCTAAGGAATCTTTTGATAAATTGAAATCTACTTTGATTGATTTTACAGAGCAAGTTTTGGGAATAAAAGAAGAGCTTCCACAAGGCGAAAAAATGCTCCAAATGATAACTACTTTAGTGGAAATGTATAAAGAAGCAAAAGAAGCTAGAAACTATGAAAAAGTAGATTATTTGAGAAGCAAAGCAAAAGAAATCGGTATTGTCTTTAAAGATATGAAAGATAGAATTGATTGGGCTTATGAAGAATAA
- a CDS encoding M15 family metallopeptidase, giving the protein MKNLSYYILFLFLSVFYFSSCSNQDSKKLQASEEIQKLVQDSIKKIEAQRTEFIADSLQRIELQKQLQAKEEAEKKAYFEKLEDSVMVELINYDSTLVLDIRYATEDNFMKQKVYPCAKALLRKVAAEALFEAHQKFKEKGYRIKIYDGYRPLSVQWILWNTTTNKNYVANPRKGSNHNKGCAVDMTLVDSLGNELNMGTGYDFFGKEAHHTFTAFPIDTKDEILKNRKTLKTIMASVGFSSISNEWWHYNFKIKYPVSDTSLPCE; this is encoded by the coding sequence ATGAAAAATTTATCCTATTATATTTTATTTCTTTTTTTATCTGTCTTTTATTTTTCTAGTTGCTCAAATCAAGATTCTAAAAAGTTACAAGCCAGTGAAGAGATACAAAAATTAGTTCAAGATTCTATTAAAAAAATAGAAGCTCAAAGAACTGAATTTATAGCAGATTCTTTACAACGAATAGAACTTCAAAAACAATTACAAGCAAAAGAAGAAGCCGAAAAAAAAGCCTATTTTGAAAAACTAGAAGATTCGGTAATGGTAGAGTTGATAAATTATGATTCTACTTTAGTTTTGGATATTCGATATGCAACTGAAGATAATTTTATGAAACAAAAAGTATATCCTTGTGCAAAGGCTCTTTTAAGAAAAGTAGCAGCAGAGGCACTTTTTGAGGCACATCAAAAGTTTAAAGAAAAAGGATATAGAATTAAAATTTATGATGGATATCGTCCTTTATCTGTACAATGGATTTTATGGAACACAACGACAAACAAAAATTATGTTGCTAATCCAAGAAAAGGCTCAAATCATAATAAAGGTTGTGCTGTTGATATGACTTTAGTAGATTCACTAGGAAATGAATTAAATATGGGAACAGGTTATGATTTTTTTGGAAAAGAAGCACATCATACCTTTACAGCTTTTCCTATTGATACAAAAGATGAAATCTTGAAAAATAGAAAAACTCTCAAAACGATTATGGCTAGTGTAGGCTTTTCGTCTATCTCAAACGAATGGTGGCATTATAATTTTAAAATAAAATACCCTGTTTCGGATACGTCTTTGCCTTGTGAATAA
- the rplU gene encoding 50S ribosomal protein L21, whose product MYAIVEIAGQQFKVEKDRFIYTHRLQGNEGDEVTFDKVLLVEDNGTVSIGEPQVSGASVTGEVLAQVKGDKVIVFKKKRRKGYKTKNGHRQQFTKVLIKDILI is encoded by the coding sequence ATGTACGCAATCGTAGAAATAGCCGGACAACAGTTCAAGGTTGAAAAAGATCGTTTTATCTATACACACCGTCTTCAAGGAAATGAAGGCGACGAAGTAACTTTTGACAAAGTTCTTTTGGTAGAAGATAACGGCACTGTTAGTATTGGCGAGCCTCAAGTATCTGGGGCTTCAGTAACTGGAGAAGTTCTTGCTCAAGTAAAAGGCGACAAAGTAATCGTTTTTAAGAAAAAACGTCGTAAAGGCTATAAAACAAAAAACGGACACCGTCAGCAATTCACTAAAGTCTTGATTAAAGACATTCTAATTTAG
- a CDS encoding alkaline phosphatase D family protein, which yields MQSGPMVGYSEMNEIGLWVQTKKSAKVQIGYRPKLEIATNKVISDAPFQFTEAIQTNSVTAFIAKPVLANLDHSTKYEYKLFINDTEIPFDYELKCQTQVLWQYRTDPPKVKFAFGSCVYVNEETADRVGKGYGSEYEIFTSLYKENVDFMIWGGDNTYLRDPDWGSRSGIMHRYTHTRSLPEMQPFLAGVHHYATWDDHDFGPNDSDYTFWNKDITAEAFQLFWASQNTNLIEGANNVVSTFAWADAQFFMLDNRTFRQAQNYKAENKSYFGEKQVQWLIESLVSSKAPFKFVVAGGQILNESAIFENYATYKEERQKVLDAIKEQNIEGVIFLTGDRHHSVITKMERENDYPLYDFTSSSITAGSATPKEDENPTAIKDSFIVGKHNYAVIEIEGKRKERVLTITYKDKDGKDLYSLTLKEDELKRADK from the coding sequence TTGCAATCAGGTCCAATGGTGGGCTATTCTGAAATGAATGAAATTGGTCTTTGGGTGCAAACCAAAAAATCAGCAAAAGTACAGATTGGATATCGTCCAAAATTAGAAATAGCAACCAATAAAGTAATTTCAGATGCTCCTTTTCAATTTACAGAAGCTATTCAAACAAATTCGGTTACAGCTTTTATAGCCAAACCTGTTTTGGCAAATCTTGACCATTCTACCAAATATGAATATAAATTATTTATTAATGATACAGAAATTCCTTTTGACTATGAATTGAAATGCCAGACGCAAGTTCTGTGGCAATATAGAACCGACCCACCAAAAGTAAAATTTGCCTTTGGTTCTTGTGTTTATGTAAATGAAGAAACTGCTGACCGAGTTGGGAAAGGATATGGGAGTGAGTATGAAATTTTTACTTCTCTTTATAAAGAAAATGTAGATTTTATGATTTGGGGTGGTGATAATACTTATTTGCGTGACCCAGATTGGGGCAGTCGTTCAGGAATTATGCACCGTTATACACATACTCGTTCACTTCCAGAAATGCAACCATTTTTGGCTGGAGTGCATCATTATGCAACTTGGGATGACCACGATTTTGGCCCTAATGATTCGGATTATACATTTTGGAATAAAGATATTACGGCTGAAGCCTTCCAGCTTTTTTGGGCAAGTCAGAATACAAACCTTATAGAAGGAGCAAATAATGTAGTGAGTACTTTTGCGTGGGCAGATGCTCAATTTTTTATGTTGGATAATCGTACTTTCAGACAAGCACAGAATTATAAAGCTGAAAATAAAAGTTATTTTGGAGAAAAGCAGGTTCAATGGCTTATTGAGTCTTTAGTTTCTAGCAAAGCTCCCTTCAAATTTGTGGTAGCTGGTGGACAAATTTTGAATGAAAGTGCAATCTTTGAAAATTATGCAACTTACAAAGAAGAGCGTCAGAAAGTATTAGATGCTATTAAAGAACAAAATATTGAAGGTGTAATCTTTCTTACTGGCGACCGTCATCACAGTGTAATTACCAAAATGGAACGTGAAAATGATTATCCTTTGTATGATTTTACGTCTTCTTCAATTACAGCAGGTTCTGCTACTCCAAAAGAAGATGAAAACCCAACAGCTATAAAAGATTCGTTTATTGTTGGAAAACACAATTACGCAGTCATAGAAATTGAAGGAAAGCGCAAAGAAAGAGTTCTGACAATTACTTATAAAGACAAAGATGGAAAAGATTTGTATTCACTTACACTTAAAGAAGATGAGCTAAAACGAGCAGATAAATAA
- the rpmA gene encoding 50S ribosomal protein L27, which yields MAHKKGVGSSRNGRDSESKRLGVKIWGGQVAKPGSIIVRQRGTKFHVGENVGIGKDHTIFSLIDGEVLFTKGYKKRSFVSVVAKTEIAEA from the coding sequence ATGGCTCACAAGAAAGGTGTCGGTAGTTCACGAAATGGACGAGATTCAGAAAGTAAACGTCTTGGTGTAAAAATTTGGGGAGGGCAAGTAGCCAAACCTGGTAGTATCATCGTACGTCAGCGTGGAACAAAATTCCACGTAGGTGAAAATGTAGGAATCGGTAAAGACCATACTATATTTTCTCTTATTGATGGAGAAGTTCTTTTTACTAAAGGATACAAAAAACGTTCTTTCGTTTCAGTAGTTGCTAAAACAGAAATTGCCGAAGCATAA